Part of the Sporomusa termitida genome, TCGGCAGTTAGGCTGTAAATCTATCGGCATACTGACTAAACTGGAAAACGACAGCCTGAAATTATATGAAGGCCTGCGGGCTGCCGCCCCGCAGCTCGACAACCTGAATCTGATCTCAGGCAATGTTTTGAGCTACCATGGCGGTATTACGGTAGCTCCGATCAGTCTGGCTAAAGGTCTTGAATTTGACGGCGTTATTATCTGGAATGCCGCTGATAATAAGTTCACCAATGATCCTTATGATGCCAGGCTGCTGTATGTGGCCCTGTCCCGGGCCATGTATTATCTCCATATCCTCCACCAGGGCCGGCTTACCCCGTTGCTGGAATAAACCGCTGTCCCGGCGACTCAAAAGAACCGTCCCCTTGATTCACCCGTGAGTCGGTTATCCACGTAGGCCTGCAGCGTGGCCTTGATGGCCCGGCAATCACCGGTATCAGGCAGGGAGTCCAGCTGCCGCTCGAGATGACCTTCCGCAATCAGCTGGGCCAATGTCCAGTCAAAATAAATATCGTAAAACCAGCTCAGCCTGATCAGGCGTTTGTCAGCCAGGGTTTTGACATCCCGGTAGGAGAGGACCCCGCCCGGTTTTAACTGACCGAGCAGCTGGGGCGAGTAATCATGATCCGCCTGGACCGGCGGCAGCAGCCTGAAGATATCCAGCTTATCGGCATCGCGGATCAGCTTGGCAAACAGCAGGGTCTGGGAACAGGCCGGCGGAATCTGCATTTTATTGTGATTGGCAATGGCAAAGCCGATCACCGCCTGCTCAGCCGCGGTAAAATCCGCCAGCAGGCCGCTGCGGGCCAAGGCCGCCGCGCCGGCATCGCCATGGTCAAAAGACTCGGCATCGACAAAGGTACGGTATTCAGCAACCTGGCGAAAGCGGGCAAGGTCATGGAACAGGCCGATCACCTCCGCCAGCAGCCTTGGCCGCTCTGCAAGCTGCAGCTCAGCGGCCAGGCTCGCGGCAATGGCCGCCACCCGTTTGCTGTGTTCCTCTTTCAGCAAAACCCTGGTCATGATGAACTCATCACTGGTATAATACGTCCGGACATGGTCCCGGAACCATTCATACAGATAATCAATTGCAGACAATCCAGTTACCCCCTAATAGGAAGAGACGGTTTTGACGAATAAAGTCAGAAACCGTCTCTGTTGTGTATTATAGAGATATTATCCGGCAGCTATACCGTTCTAATACCTGCAGAGTAAAGAAATTCACCATTTATAAATCTTTGAAGGTATCCCGGATATTCAGAAACTCCTCCAGGTTCGCAAGAAAGAGGTCGACAAGCAGGGGGTCAAAGTGGCGGCCCCGTTCGCAGGTAAAGTATTCGAGAATCTTATCCAGCGGCCAGGCGGGTTTATAAACCCGTTTGCTGCCTAAAGCGTCAAAGACATCAGCAATGGCCGTTATGCGGCCATAAATATGAATAGCTTCCCCTTTTATACCGTCCGGATAGCCTGTGCCGTCATATTTCTCATGGTGCTGCAGGGCGATCAGGGCAGCGGCCTGCAGGATTTTACGGTTAGAACTGCGCAGAATCTCGTAGCCCAGAACCCCGTGCGCTTTAATGACCTCAAACTCCTCCGGCGCCAGCTTGCCCGGCTTATTGAGAATAGAATCGGTAATCCCCAGTTTACCGACATCATGCATTGGCGAGGCCAGTTTGATTAATTCGGCTTCTTCTTCCGGCAAGCCATATTTTAAAGCCAGCAGCTTAGAGTATTCAGCCACCCGCCGCACATGATTGCCGGTCTCCTTGGACCTGACTTCCGAGAACTCACCGAGGGTAAAAATAATTTCCTTCTGGGTGTCCTCAATCTCCTGGGTAAGAAAGCTGTTATCAAAGGTGGCCGCTACTGTCATCCCGAAAATATTGATCAGATTTTTTTCCCAGTCCGATAAGCTGTCTAAGCCTTCTAAATAGATAAAACTTTCATGCTGATTTTTTCCCTTAAAATACTGAATGAAGCAGTTGTCCGCATGAATGCCGCTTTTACTCTGCCGGGCCTTGTCGATAATGGCATCAAGATCGCCGGCCGCCATCTGTCTGGCCGGGCAGCCGACTATACCACAGTATTTCTCGGTGCCATCCAGGATATAAAACTCACCGTTAGCCTCTTTGACTGCAACAAAACCGGCAATGGCCGCGGCCCGGTGACTGGCATTAATACTAAGAATTGATAATAACTGTGTCAATACACAGGCTGCCAGACGTTTCAGCGACTGGGCCTCCAATAAAGCCGCCGCCGATTCCAGGGTCTTTTCCAGTCCTTTGCGATTATTGTCAAGATTGACAATATCCCGGTAAGACCGGAGCGAGGCAATGATGGTCGTCGTCAGTTTCCGGGCGGTAAGCTCCGTCTTTTCTTTGTAGTCGTTAATATCATAGTCGCGGATCACCGTTTCCTCCGGTGCTTCCTGCGGCTGACCGGTCCGCAGAATAATCCGGACGAGATGATTATTCAAATCTTCCCGGATACACCGGGCCACTTCCAGCCCGGCCTTATCACCGTCCATCATAACATCCAGCAAAATTACGGCCACATCCGGGTTACGCCGCACCAGTTCTTTGGCTTCGGCCTGCGAATAGGCGCTCAAAAACTGTAAGGGCTTGTCCTCAAAGGTAAATTCCCGGAGAATTGTTCTGGTTATCTGATGAATTCCTTTGTCATCATCGACGATAATGATCTTCCACCTGGCACGGTCACCGGGTTCAAGCTCCGGGGCAAATGCCAGCAGGCTGTCCTCATCTTCTGTGTCAAAAATCAGGTTATCGGCTTCATTACTCATGTTTCAACTCTCCTATTGGCAACCTTATTGTAAAAATGGCACCCTTACCGGCAGGGCTGCGGCACTCGATTGTGCCGCCAAACCTTGTTGTGATGATCTCTTTAATAATACTAAGCCCCAGTCCTGTATTGCCCTGCTCCCGCTTAGTCGTAAAATAAGGATCAAAAATATGACCAAGAGTACTCTCGCTTATGCCTTTGCCATCATCGGCATATTCAAGTACCGCCATCCCGTCTTCCTGCGTTAGCCTTAACAGCATATGCCCCTGTTCCCCCTGTTCATAGGCATGAGCCAGGGAATTAAGGACCAGATTGGCAATGATCTGCTGCAGGCGGCCCGGGAAACCATGCATGCGAATATCCGCATCAAACCTTAACTCCAGCGTGTGCCCGGCCTGAGTAAGCCGGGGCTTCAGGGCCGTCAACACCTGATTAAGCTGGGCGGCAATACTGAATACCCGGCGCTGTTCACCGCCGGTTGCTGGTTTTCTGAAATCAGCAACCAGTTCGGCTGCGGTTTGCAGGTTGGCCAGGATACTGCCCGCTGACTCACTATAAAGGGTAAGATGTTTTTCCAGATCGGACTTCCTAACCGCCCCCTGCTTATATAACTGGGTTAATGTTTCCACTTCCTGCCCCAGATAAGAGGCCGCCATTATGCCTGTTCCCAGAGGTGAATTTATCTCGTGGGCGAAGCGGGCGATTTCGTCGGCAGTAACAATTGTACCGGCTGTCTGCCCTAACGAACTGTCCGTTGCCGGCAGCGGCTCTGCCGGTTCTCCAGGCACCAGTTCCTTCGCCAGCGGCGCTTTGCCGCTCCTAAGCCCCGCCTCACGCCCCGGCTCATGTAACGTTCGCCAGGTCCTGGCCAGAACCCGCCGGCTGCTGGCGTTCTCTTCTGATAACCGGCGCCGCAGCAGCAATAAAAAAATCAGTACCATAAGGCCATAGCCCCAGTAGGCCGCGTATGGCCCCGGCCAGACTGCTCCCCCCGCCGCAGCCAGCAGGCCCAACCCGTGTATGACGGCCAAAATCCCCAGGCCGGCGGCAACAACTCTGGCGGCAAAGCTGCCATAAACGGCCCGGCCGACAATAATCCCTCCGGCAGCCAAACCGGTGCCTGCTGTAATCCATACCAGTAAGCAGCCGGCCTCAGTCCCGGCCGCGGGCTTGGCCGCTACCCATAAGAGGGCAGTTACCGCATACACAACATGCAGCCTGACAAAACGCGCCAGCCAGACATGCGTTCCCTGGCATACATAGTGCTCCAACAAACGGTAAAATGCGGCCGGCAATAAGCAAGCGGCCAGCAAAGCAACATGCTCCCACAAGAAAGGGACAGCAATAAATTCCCGCTTGATTTCCACTTGGGCCAATAACCGGCTGCCTATGCACAAAGCCAGCCAGCTAACCGCCGAAAACAGACTGCTATTTCGTTTGCCAAGCAAAAAACCGGCCAGCGGCATAGCCACGGCAATAGCAAAAAAAAACAAAACCAACAGGGCCCCTTCCATATTGCTATACCCCAACACCGCCGCCTCCTTCCGCAAGTCAAATAAGGATATCTGTTATTCAAAGGGATTCTATTCTAGTCAAATTCTGTATAATCCTGCCGGCACTAAAATAATAAGTCGGCCATTGTAGGATAATCCAGAAATTGCAGGAATTTACATGTAACTGCGTCGAAATTAGCCATAAATTACTGGCAAATGCATTAAACCTAGCTATATACCCCTGAAGGAGTCAGCCATACCTATGAATTTTTTAAAAGGTTTCCTGCTGCCCGCTATTGGCTATGATCCTGGATACCGTTTCTTACGCCTTCAGGACGCAGGTACTGCAAGCCATCATGACGGCATGACACGGAAATAAATAAAGCCAAAGGAGTGGTGTATCCCATGAAGAAACAAATTGTATTTATGCTGATCATCCTTTTGGTCCTGACAGCGGCAGGCTGGAGCATAAAGCAAACAAACCGGCCCGCCGCTCAAAACCCCGCCACTATCAATATTGCCTATGTCAAACTGCCGCTCAACGTCCCTTCGATTATTGAGAAAAAACTGGAGCTGTTTGAAAAAGAATTTGCCGGCGACAATATCAAGGTTGCGTTTCCGGAAATAACCGAAGGTCCGAAAATGACAGCCGCCTTAGCGTCCGGTTCACTGGACTTCTGCAGCGCCCTGGGCGGAACCTCGGCTATACTGGCAGCAGCTAACGGCCTTGACATTAAAATCATCGGCATCCATAGCCGGGCCCCCAGGGCGTTCGTCATTATGACCAAAGATCCGGCAATACAAACCGTGGCCGACCTTAAAGGCTGGACAGTGGCCGGACCGAAAGGAACCATCCTCCACCAGTTGCTGCTGGCGGCCCTCAAACAGCAGCGCATTGCCGGTGATACTGTTAAATTTGTCAATACGGGCATTCCCCAGGGGGTTACAGCCCTGATGGCCGGCAATGCCGATGCGGCGCTGGTGGCCGGTCCGGCTGTGCCCCAAGCAGTGGCAGCCGGTGCCCGGATTATTACCACCGGGGAGGGCCTGCTGGACGCCACGATTGTCATTGCGGTGGAAGGAAAGTTTCTCCGGGAACACCCTGAGCTTGTTAAGCGCTATATGAAAGTCCACCGGCAAAGCTTAGCCTATATGCAGAGCCATCCGGACGAGGTATACCGGCTGACGGCGGAGGAAACCGGCATAGCGGTGGAAGATGTCCAAAAGATGTATGGCTGGTATGACTTCAAGCCGACAATCACCGGCGACGACATCCGTGATTTGGAAAAAACCCAGGATTTTTTGCTGCAAAACGGCTTACTTACCCAAACGGTTGAGATACCGAAGTTAATCAAGGATATGAGCACCGAATTTTAATTGCCCCTTTGACTTGCCTTGCATTATTTTTTATGATACTATAAGTACAAATTAACAATGAAGCATGTGATGACAGGGACAGTACCAAAACAGTCTTACCCTCCAGAGAGCCGGCTAGGGTGAAAACCGGCGGAAGCTATTTTGGGAAAG contains:
- a CDS encoding sensor histidine kinase, whose product is MGYSNMEGALLVLFFFAIAVAMPLAGFLLGKRNSSLFSAVSWLALCIGSRLLAQVEIKREFIAVPFLWEHVALLAACLLPAAFYRLLEHYVCQGTHVWLARFVRLHVVYAVTALLWVAAKPAAGTEAGCLLVWITAGTGLAAGGIIVGRAVYGSFAARVVAAGLGILAVIHGLGLLAAAGGAVWPGPYAAYWGYGLMVLIFLLLLRRRLSEENASSRRVLARTWRTLHEPGREAGLRSGKAPLAKELVPGEPAEPLPATDSSLGQTAGTIVTADEIARFAHEINSPLGTGIMAASYLGQEVETLTQLYKQGAVRKSDLEKHLTLYSESAGSILANLQTAAELVADFRKPATGGEQRRVFSIAAQLNQVLTALKPRLTQAGHTLELRFDADIRMHGFPGRLQQIIANLVLNSLAHAYEQGEQGHMLLRLTQEDGMAVLEYADDGKGISESTLGHIFDPYFTTKREQGNTGLGLSIIKEIITTRFGGTIECRSPAGKGAIFTIRLPIGELKHE
- a CDS encoding HD domain-containing protein, with the protein product MSAIDYLYEWFRDHVRTYYTSDEFIMTRVLLKEEHSKRVAAIAASLAAELQLAERPRLLAEVIGLFHDLARFRQVAEYRTFVDAESFDHGDAGAAALARSGLLADFTAAEQAVIGFAIANHNKMQIPPACSQTLLFAKLIRDADKLDIFRLLPPVQADHDYSPQLLGQLKPGGVLSYRDVKTLADKRLIRLSWFYDIYFDWTLAQLIAEGHLERQLDSLPDTGDCRAIKATLQAYVDNRLTGESRGRFF
- a CDS encoding response regulator — its product is MSNEADNLIFDTEDEDSLLAFAPELEPGDRARWKIIIVDDDKGIHQITRTILREFTFEDKPLQFLSAYSQAEAKELVRRNPDVAVILLDVMMDGDKAGLEVARCIREDLNNHLVRIILRTGQPQEAPEETVIRDYDINDYKEKTELTARKLTTTIIASLRSYRDIVNLDNNRKGLEKTLESAAALLEAQSLKRLAACVLTQLLSILSINASHRAAAIAGFVAVKEANGEFYILDGTEKYCGIVGCPARQMAAGDLDAIIDKARQSKSGIHADNCFIQYFKGKNQHESFIYLEGLDSLSDWEKNLINIFGMTVAATFDNSFLTQEIEDTQKEIIFTLGEFSEVRSKETGNHVRRVAEYSKLLALKYGLPEEEAELIKLASPMHDVGKLGITDSILNKPGKLAPEEFEVIKAHGVLGYEILRSSNRKILQAAALIALQHHEKYDGTGYPDGIKGEAIHIYGRITAIADVFDALGSKRVYKPAWPLDKILEYFTCERGRHFDPLLVDLFLANLEEFLNIRDTFKDL
- a CDS encoding ABC transporter substrate-binding protein yields the protein MKKQIVFMLIILLVLTAAGWSIKQTNRPAAQNPATINIAYVKLPLNVPSIIEKKLELFEKEFAGDNIKVAFPEITEGPKMTAALASGSLDFCSALGGTSAILAAANGLDIKIIGIHSRAPRAFVIMTKDPAIQTVADLKGWTVAGPKGTILHQLLLAALKQQRIAGDTVKFVNTGIPQGVTALMAGNADAALVAGPAVPQAVAAGARIITTGEGLLDATIVIAVEGKFLREHPELVKRYMKVHRQSLAYMQSHPDEVYRLTAEETGIAVEDVQKMYGWYDFKPTITGDDIRDLEKTQDFLLQNGLLTQTVEIPKLIKDMSTEF